The genomic DNA cggacgacccCAAAGTGCAAGTCCGATTTTTCACTCACAAGTATGGtaacagacagaattggatgactCAAAGTCCTGTTACTAATAGttataatttctgaaaacaacaaatacatttaggacaaatatgTGCAGGAGAGACAATGTTTAAGTGGAAAATTCCAAAACTTTTGGAAATTCCACAATTTTCCTgggataagtggttgttgctatgactattgtgatcaattctgtgattggtggatttgactGAAAGGACTAAGCATggttggctgcttcaactgtcagATTGcaggtgtctgattacagccaatTATCCAATTACAACTGTATCTACTAATTAGTGaagaataaagcagctaattcaccaatcacatttgaagaaattgttacaatttgattaatattatcattgttGTGATTTTTAGGTACCTTGCCAAACCGTTTCTCATCAATGGAAGCAAGTTTGATCTTCGAATCTATGTCTACGTCACTTCATACGATCCTCTGAGGATATATGTCTTTGAAGATGGGCTTGTAAGATTTGCAACATGCAAGTAAGTTTTCAAAGACTCAAGTATGACATACAATAAATAGATGTGTGCATGGTTAAGTAGTTGTGAAGGTTAATTTGTCCAACGCTACACTGTACACCTCCTAAGATTCCCAtctccatttttgttttcaaggtaCTCATCATCCATGAAAAGTTTAAGCAACAAGTTCATGCATCTGACAAATTACAGCATCAATAAAAAGAATGAAGGAGCTTACCAAGCGAATTCAGATGAAACTGTTTGTCAGGGACACAAATGGTAGGTTAAAGTAGTGTTGTTCATTCACTTGTACATGTACTTACTGTAATAAGCTTAAACCCCTAAACCCTAAcagtgattggcttctaatttctcctcacagtatcagccctgaatcaaatgtGAAGGTCATGagataagggaaatgatcaccagtttaagaagctcctgtttgtcaaacaacttgtattctcatcagtaccacaggaaatgtaaagagaacaatGTGGAGAACGTAGTTACTAATTTTAAAGTGTAAACGGTTAATTTGTTCATCTTTGCAAAGAAATGTGTTGGGGTAGAGCAAGCTCAGTACAGACGATATTCCGACGCCGTCgtcaaaaaattattctttctGTCAGTACTTCCAAGTTATGGTACATTTTAATTTGGAGTAcatttgtatttaatttgattGCAACCTTTCTCATAGATaagctgaaaaataaacattccatTTTGCTAATTAAACGCGACGCTTCTGTTTGTAGGAGTTTGAAAGCTCTTTGGGGTTACATGAAACGCATGAACATCAACCATGTTCATGTTTGGGAGACAATAAAGGATTTGGTTGTCAAAGCTATCATAGCGTAAGTAACAGAAAATGCCGTTGTTGTAAAGTAATACTCACTGGAAAGTTAGTAAAATCCATCTTGACAAGTACAGCTGCACAATAGTCCATAGGTTCAAGTTTCTTTAGTAACTCGACTAGTTTGAACTTGCGTTAGTTTGGCCGTAAAAGGCAGAAGCCGCCAGCATTATGGAATGAGTTCCTGCGAAGATGGCGTAGCGGCAAAAACAAGATACCGACACGTTACTCATCAATTTTAACGTTTTTTGAGCAGCAAATGTCTTATTACGTACGGAGatgataactttgaaaactttgtagATAATAATGAACGCATGTAAATTATCACTATAGATACATTTTTTGTCGCATTTTGCTGAAAACTTGAACCCTGTCATTACACTGTGCTTGTCAAAGAATCTGAAGGTctatttttattgatttctacATTTTGACCATTTTCGCCGTTTCTTTAAATCTTAACATGCACAAGAAAATTTAGTGAAATTGAACTTCTTGATGTGAATGTTTCAGGTCTGACTCAGCGGTAAACACCATGGTGAAACAGAATGTGAGAAAAAGGTAAGAGACTGCAGTTGGTCTTGAACAACATTTGTGCATTTTGAACAGAGTTTAGTTATAGTACGTACGCTATGATTGGTCTATTTACCGGGCTGTTTATGGCTGTATGCCCTcctcaattcaaaattttgtttgaattgataTCTTCGCGCACTATTTGAATCCAAAGATGTAACAAGTATAAATATTAACCTGATTTCGAGTGTAATTTGGTGCtcataagcacgagtaaatttttcaaagacaacagaATTGCATGAGCTCATAGGGCAAGTGCTATttgtaatctttgaaaaatttgcaagtgcttattacaccaaaaagaaaaagttatgaaaaagaaaaattatataattacTTGGTTAGTAATGTACTTGAAAAAACACTGCAGAAAGTCGAGACAAACGAAATTTGAAAGCGTGCGCGCGCCATTTGTAACTTGCACTTGtgctacaactttgcactcgtgttacatgagaatgcgctcgttttcagctaatcagaagcgtgtatttttttttaatgcactTCGTTAATATCTTACTAAACTCGTTTTCATGGTCCGTACGGTAAGTTACAAAATCCGTTTTTTTTCCCCGCTGGAACATCTAACTCAGTCAGTATTACTAACTGTAATATCTTTTCTACCATCTACAACATTGTCTAGATCTTGCTGTCATGAGCTTTTTGGATTTGATGTCATGTTGGATGAGACCCTTAAACCGTGGCTACTAGAAGTGAATATATCTCCAAGGTAATTCACGCATTTGTCATGTTCAGAAATATTGACCACGCGAGAGATATGTATCCAActcaaaaattttcattcttaagGGATTGTAGTTCTATGGTGTTCTTGTGAACCCattcaaataattgttttcgcatgcaaaaaaattttttttccatggtcCGCCAGACATTGGAACATAGTAAGGGACAAAAAGGCTgccatttataatttttctcatCGAAAACGAGGAtgatttttaacttatttttcaaaatgcttttTAATGCACATCTTGTGTTAATTGATTTATTGCGGGACATTTACGAGCATTCGTTTTGTTTACTCTTTGTCTGAAGTGCAATAAGATGCGCAGCAAGTTGTGTAAAAGGGTGTGCAATAGGATGCGCAGTAAGATTTACAATTAGGTGCGTATTGAGATGCGCAGAAAAATGCGCGTTCGTTAATCGAGTAAACTTCGTCAACTTCCTCCCCAGTCTTCACTCCACCTCTCAACTGGACCGTAACATCAAGGGACAGATGATGAAAGACTTGTTAAACCTGGCAGGGTTTTGCATCCCAGAAAACCTGATCACAACCTCAACTTCAAGGTCAGTCTAACTATTGGAATATcagagagaaattgaaattacGAGCTATTTGCAAATGATGAATAGTGAGGCACTTGACTCCGCCAACATGTAATTTTTCAATATGGTTGCATTGTGCAGCGCACATATGAGTATAATGTATTATGAACGTGAAATTCCTGTTTGGTTTCAGCACTAGTAACATGAACCAGTTTGTTCAAGATAAAGCTGTGACGGGTCTTTCTTCAGATGAGAGAGGAAAGGTGAATATATGTTATGGATGGCAAATACCTACAGATATTTAGAACAACATGTTTTTATGTTGTTTGCCAGTCTTAATTTACTGTGACAACGTCATatatataatggtaataggaccgagtggagtccaattcggtcggTAATCATACGAGagtttaacaaaattggacgaccgcaaagcgggagtccaatttgtcaatcaagagtatgattacagacagaattggacgacaagagGTCCTGTTACCAATCAGTCATAACGattacaatttctgaaaacaacaaatacactTAGGTCAATTACCTCCAGTGGAGACAACgactaaagtaaaaaaattctgtAGTATGGTAATAGCCTAGATTTATGTTTCAAGAAGTGAAATAGTTAGACATGCTCTATTGAGTGCTTTTGTATTGGAGATTGTTGCTGACTTAATACTTCTCCTGCACTGACCCCAACATATagtttaatcatttttcttatGAGCCCGCCTTACGGATTATTAGAACGTACAAATGATGTTAAAAAGTACTGACTATAGATACATTCCATTATTTGCGACAATGTAACAAGGAATTGACTTCGAACCAAGTCAAACTGTTCTTTTGTGTGTCGTCTTAATTTGTTTAAGTGTTGGACgttatttttcttgtgtttcagCATGCGTTTTATGTTCAACGTCACCTAGACGAGGTAGGAACACATTTTACAACGCTTCCCttcaaattcctttcttttaaatgatTGCATCTAGAAATCCCACAATGCCTTTATTATTGAAATATCTTGCTGACAGTTACACGACATGTTTCATGAACTCGAAATTACGCCGCAGAGAGCGCTTAAAATCTGCATCATTGGACAACAGACACTTGACCCTTTTATTGGCTTTTCTAGGATGCATCAGGATGAATTGCGTCAAAACCCAAACGAAAGTTACCACACAGccagtcaaaagaaagaaattaaaaaaaaagaaaatgtcgcAATGAACTAATAAGACAATTTACggtgaaatcaaagaaaatgctTCGAGCGCGGAAAGGCAAAAGGGACCAAGTAGTTGGGATTTGTGTTAGTGAACATCAGCATCTTGTTATTCAAGAGAGTGTCGAGTTTTCTAAAACAATCACATAGGCTGTTGGAGCTTAAGAAACATCAGTTTAATCCAATGCAATCCCCAGCTGCGTTCGTCACTTACTTTGGATTACtcgaattttgaatttattggtaagaaattttaataatacaaaCTTGTAATCAGTTCACttctctttcattcatgtcttttagCGCACGAAACAGTCAATCCTTGACATCTTAACACCAGACGACATTAGAATGCTTATGGAGACAGAGGATGAGGTACACTATACATTcgaatttttgaacaaattttacaaagtttattGCTTATTATGCGTGTGTGAAATAGAAAGGTGAATTCATTTTATCCTTTATAAGAGAATGCCATGCATTCGAGAAAGTGAAACTTGCCGTAATGTAGCATAGCTCGAGCGTTTCTATTTTCCCTCACAGAATAGTCGAAGAGGATGCTTTCAAAGAGTTTTTCCATCCATGTCGTCCAACAAGTATTTAAGATTCTTTGAGTCTCAGGTGAGGATAATTTTACGTACAAACAGTTATTACTACCTCATTAAACTACGGGCAGTCCCTGCTTGTTGccgaagtccgtcgcgcgaccaaaagaaatcagagaaaaaaaaggaagattttaGCGCGCCGCGCGGATTTATGTAGTAGCTACTACTTATAGTGTGTGCCACTCTCAGAGGTCCGAGCGGTGCGCCaaccattttctttcaatcacttttttttttccccgaaTGGTGCGACGGACTCCAGCAATTTTGCTCTCTTTTAAAATGACTTTCTCTTCCCTTCATccttgatcgaatttttttctgCCAATTTCCTTATAGAGATATTACAACATTTTGTTGGACGAATGGACAAGAAAATACATGAGAGAAGGGCGGAGCACAGTCCTGGGTAAGTTTAAATTCAGGTAGAAAAAGCTAGGTCACCGTAATGTATATTCGGAAAAAGTAAACTACGTTATTTGCAGTCTATGTATGTATTTGCGATATTTAGACTGGCTGGCTCAGTGCAGCTCAgagctggtttaaatgggggccAGTTTAAGACCAGACCACTACACCGGGAGTCGTGCGATCCACAACGTGAGCTGAACAAGTGTAGTCCGTGTCACTCTTTAAAATTCTGCGTCTTTTTGTTGCCCTTATGGTCTcaagttttttcttgttatgtTTCTTATGATTCTACGCTGTAAATGTTTATTAAAATTGGTCTTTTTTCTTACACAGGAATCGCTGTTCTCCAAGCACTTGGTGAAAAGAAACTTCATATTGGGGCAACCTCGGATCCAACACATCAAGTGAGgcttaattttattaattgatttatttgttttcgcAAAGAAAGTAATCATTcctttaaagattttgaaaatagttCGAAATTCTATTTGGATTACTGACAGACTGATTGACgactaactgattgactgaccgactgacggctgactgattgaccgaCGGACTgacgactgactgactgactgactgactgactgactgaccagctGTGTAACCGGTTAGCTGGCctgctgactgactgactgactgagggaccgaccgactgactgaaTTGATTGAATCGGATCCATCAAATGAATGGTTTTATCAAGTGACTTATAGACTGAAgaactgactggctgattgattgattgattgattgagtaaTCGATTGATAGCTCGATCACAAGATTTAAGGCTTTATCGATTAATTGATTGAGAGACGCCTTTTCCTCACAGTGGAATTGCCCTCAAGGTATAACGTACAGGTCCTCTTCCGCTCCAGCTCTCAGTTTGGACCACGGACTCATCAAATCAAGGTCGgtgtaaaaaattgaattccGACTTAATGTCGATTGACAAAAACTGCATatcgctgtttgtttgttttgatattcctgatgataacatttatttaaagtCAATTTATAGGTTGCCCTCAGTCTGAAACACCATGTCACTCTCCGTCCATTCTCAGTGTTCTACATGTTCTTGAgcgtttcttctttctctcagACGCTTCTCAGCACCAGCTGCGAGAATAAAGGAGTGGAGCAACTCAAACTCTTCATCTACTTCTATTAGGTACATGCTGGAAAGGTGCTGCATGGTTTTTTGGGATTGGCGCAGTTTCTTTTATGTTGACTTTGGTCCTTTTTCTACGATGGGTTCTGATTATTCTCCTCCGTGCTCTGCACTACTTCACACACTACTTCCTTTGTTGTTCATCCTTGTTCCTCAGAAACTCATTCTAAGCTTGTTTAAGCTTTTTTCTATAAGCTCTCTTGCCACTCTACTTCCTGGTTTTCGTGCTCAGATATTTGAGTTTGGTTGAAATGTTaagcttctttctttattgCACTTTCAAATTGTCTACAAGTTCGTATTTGCTATGTATTTACCCTGTAGTCCGCACACCTACTTTAAAAACTACAACAGATCCATTTGTAATCAGAAGGACTCATTTCTCGCTTTAAGCTCTGTTAGTTGATTATACTGCTCGCGCTTTTGCGAATTGAGATCATCACTGATTGTtttgactttatttttccttcctCACTGTTAGTAGGCTTTCCTCTGCTTCTTCAACTAAGACTGTCAAAAGGTATTATGTCAGCAATTTTTCATGTTCCTAAACATGTCCCATATGAATATATCCAAATTTGGTTGTACTACCTCAGCGCACTCGTTGCGTGAAAGTCTTCAAAGTTCAGTCTTAGTCCGGTTCTTTTCTCCCATGCAATTATTTCTCTCCCctttttccatttcttactTTTCACCTTTTTAGGAATGGCACAGCTTCCATCTTGAAAAATTCTCCGCGGAGAAAATCAGCTGTTACATCATTTAAGGGCAAAAGGTATTCTTTTTTCTCCCGGTCTTTCTTGGGACACTGGAAATTCATCACTAATTTCACATTACCTGTACGCATCTTTGCGACGAGGAGTGAGATTCTGATCGCACATTCCAGATTATTGAAGAGCTGAATGTGAAGAAAAGGAACTATCATGATTCAATACGGTTAAGGTGCACGCGTTGTATTGACAGATT from Pocillopora verrucosa isolate sample1 chromosome 10, ASM3666991v2, whole genome shotgun sequence includes the following:
- the LOC136283983 gene encoding tubulin monoglutamylase TTLL4-like isoform X1, giving the protein MPGDGCISDIAEEDEDAEEGDGDMEENDDDDDDESVEDNYDNDFYECDDLDEAGFSDGDDDDGSQSLISTAASSRVSTAKSRASSARPMMLGTRRWSGTLGSSNPSSASSKKTNAWASTGDDEKQEKIPPLVPSLFPHISPTIYFSVEGEKVGQLSPEVRKLLRWKMSSITPNVIKQCIARAGFKPTKTGNDWLGYWGKHMKANCFKTVREYQKVNHFPGTFQIGRKDRLWRNLSRMMVHHGKKDYGFVPQTYVLPYDMKLLKRAWDDASSRQKWILKPPASARGIGIRVIHKWNQIPRKRPVIVQRYLAKPFLINGSKFDLRIYVYVTSYDPLRIYVFEDGLVRFATCKYSSSMKSLSNKFMHLTNYSINKKNEGAYQANSDETVCQGHKWSLKALWGYMKRMNINHVHVWETIKDLVVKAIIASDSAVNTMVKQNVRKRSCCHELFGFDVMLDETLKPWLLEVNISPSLHSTSQLDRNIKGQMMKDLLNLAGFCIPENLITTSTSSTSNMNQFVQDKAVTGLSSDERGKHAFYVQRHLDERTKQSILDILTPDDIRMLMETEDENSRRGCFQRVFPSMSSNKYLRFFESQRYYNILLDEWTRKYMREGRSTVLGIAVLQALGEKKLHIGATSDPTHQWNCPQGITYRSSSAPALSLDHGLIKSSASAPVLLPKIKKKSTKSHTSKMSSSSATSSERSRQMLRARMKSNI
- the LOC136283983 gene encoding tubulin monoglutamylase TTLL4-like isoform X2 is translated as MPGDGCISDIAEEDEDAEEGDGDMEENDDDDDDESVEDNYDNDFYECDDLDEAGFSDGDDDDGSQSLISTAASSRVSTAKSRASSARPMMLGTRRWSGTLGSSNPSSASSKKTNAWASTGDDEKQEKIPPLVPSLFPHISPTIYFSVEGEKVGQLSPEVRKLLRWKMSSITPNVIKQCIARAGFKPTKRNDWLGYWGKHMKANCFKTVREYQKVNHFPGTFQIGRKDRLWRNLSRMMVHHGKKDYGFVPQTYVLPYDMKLLKRAWDDASSRQKWILKPPASARGIGIRVIHKWNQIPRKRPVIVQRYLAKPFLINGSKFDLRIYVYVTSYDPLRIYVFEDGLVRFATCKYSSSMKSLSNKFMHLTNYSINKKNEGAYQANSDETVCQGHKWSLKALWGYMKRMNINHVHVWETIKDLVVKAIIASDSAVNTMVKQNVRKRSCCHELFGFDVMLDETLKPWLLEVNISPSLHSTSQLDRNIKGQMMKDLLNLAGFCIPENLITTSTSSTSNMNQFVQDKAVTGLSSDERGKHAFYVQRHLDERTKQSILDILTPDDIRMLMETEDENSRRGCFQRVFPSMSSNKYLRFFESQRYYNILLDEWTRKYMREGRSTVLGIAVLQALGEKKLHIGATSDPTHQWNCPQGITYRSSSAPALSLDHGLIKSSASAPVLLPKIKKKSTKSHTSKMSSSSATSSERSRQMLRARMKSNI